The nucleotide window GGGGGAGATTCTCCGTCGGGCGAAACTGGCCGGATTGAGCTATCCGCTGCCGGCTGGAGTATCTGAAGCCGGCATCGAGGCGCTGCTCTACCCGCCGTCGGCGCCCTCGGCAACCCGTCGACCGGAACCCGACTGGGCCGGCGTGCAGCGGGAACTGCGCAGGAAAGGCGTGACGCTCGACCTGCTCTGGCAGGAGTACAAGAGCGAGCACCCGGACGGCTATCAATACAGCAGCTTCTGCGACCACTACCGAGTTTGGGCTGGGCGTTTGTCGCTCAGTCTGCGCCAGACCCACACACCCGGCGAGAAGTTGTTTGTCGATTACGCCGGCCCGACCGTTCCAGTCACCGACCCGCTGACCGGCGAAATCCGCCAGGCGGCCATCTTCGTTGCCGTCCTCGGCGCCTCGAATTATGACCGAAGGAAATCCCCGTGGGACACCTATTATGACGCCACATGGAGCCAGGCACTGCCGGACTGGATTGGCAGTCATGTCCGAGCACTGGAATTCTTCGGCGGTGTGCCGGCCATGCTGGTGCCCGACAATCTGAAGAGTGGCGTCAACAAAGCCTGCCATTACGACCCCGAGCTCAATCCCAGCTATCGCGACCTGGCCGTCCATTACGCCACCGCCGTCGTGCCGGCCCGGCCGTATCGCCCGAAAGACAAGGCCAAGGTGGAAGCGGGTGTTCTGCTCGTCGAGCGCTGGGTGCTTGCTCGCCTGCGGAATCAGCGATTCTTCAGCCTCAGTGAGCTCAATCGGCACATTGCCGAACTGATGCAGGCCCTGAATCGCCGCCCCTTCAAGAAACTGCCGGGGTCACGGGAAAGTGCCTTTGCCGAGATGGACCGCCCGGCCTTACGCCCGTTGCCGGAATCGCGTTACGAATTCGCCGAATGGAAGGTGGCGACGGTCGGTATCGACTACCACGTTGAAATCGCCGGCCATTACTACTCCGTGCCTTACCGCTTCGCCCGGCAGAAGGTCGATGCCCGTTTCACAAATACAACCGTCGAACTGTTTCATCGCGGGAACCGCATCGCCAGCCATGTGCGGAGTGCGGCGAAGGGGCGGCATACCACCGTCGATGCCCACATG belongs to Candidatus Cloacimonadota bacterium and includes:
- a CDS encoding IS21 family transposase produces the protein MANSRLSMRKIFEVLRLSVADGRSHREIARAVDSSPTTVGEILRRAKLAGLSYPLPAGVSEAGIEALLYPPSAPSATRRPEPDWAGVQRELRRKGVTLDLLWQEYKSEHPDGYQYSSFCDHYRVWAGRLSLSLRQTHTPGEKLFVDYAGPTVPVTDPLTGEIRQAAIFVAVLGASNYDRRKSPWDTYYDATWSQALPDWIGSHVRALEFFGGVPAMLVPDNLKSGVNKACHYDPELNPSYRDLAVHYATAVVPARPYRPKDKAKVEAGVLLVERWVLARLRNQRFFSLSELNRHIAELMQALNRRPFKKLPGSRESAFAEMDRPALRPLPESRYEFAEWKVATVGIDYHVEIAGHYYSVPYRFARQKVDARFTNTTVELFHRGNRIASHVRSAAKGRHTTVDAHMTPAHQSVQGWNAPRLLDWAGRIGPHVKAVIEHVLHQRRHPQQGYRSCLGILRLSKAYGEARLEAACERAIDINALSYGSLKSILKHGLDIKRLTATAQTALPLDHANVRGPHYYH